The Thermosynechococcus sp. genome has a segment encoding these proteins:
- a CDS encoding alanine--glyoxylate aminotransferase family protein: MQDKSMLMIPGPTPVPESVLLSLSKHPIGHRSGDFSEIMAAVTAGLKWLHQTTNDVLILAASGTGAMEAGIINFLSAGDRVLVGCNGKFGDRWAELCEAYSLKTQRITAPWGQPLNPEDFKAALEADTAKTIKAVIITHSETSTGVINDLEAINRHVKAHGQALIIVDAVTSLGAVNVPIDEWGLDVVGSGSQKGYMIPPGLGFVSVSAKAWEAYKSATLPKFYLDLGKYRKDAAKNTTPFTPPVNLIFALKTALEMMQSEGLENIFARHQRLMQATRAAMKALNLPLYAPDHCASPAITAVAPQGVEAEKIRSLMKKRFDIALAGGQDHLKGQIFRVGHLGFVSDRDILAAISALEAVLGELGYGNFSPGAGVAAASRVLTPA, translated from the coding sequence ATGCAAGACAAATCAATGTTAATGATTCCGGGTCCGACGCCGGTGCCGGAGTCTGTGCTTCTATCCCTCAGCAAGCATCCCATTGGCCATCGCAGCGGTGACTTTAGCGAGATCATGGCGGCGGTGACGGCGGGATTAAAGTGGTTGCATCAAACCACCAATGATGTCCTCATTTTGGCGGCCAGTGGCACAGGGGCCATGGAGGCTGGGATCATTAACTTTCTCAGTGCCGGCGATCGCGTCCTTGTGGGCTGTAACGGCAAATTTGGCGATCGCTGGGCAGAGCTCTGTGAGGCCTACAGCCTAAAAACGCAGCGCATCACTGCCCCTTGGGGACAGCCCCTCAACCCCGAGGACTTCAAAGCCGCCCTTGAGGCAGACACGGCTAAAACCATCAAAGCGGTGATTATCACCCACAGCGAAACTTCAACGGGGGTGATCAACGACTTAGAAGCGATTAACCGCCATGTCAAAGCCCACGGCCAAGCCCTAATCATTGTGGATGCCGTCACCAGTCTTGGCGCTGTGAATGTGCCAATTGATGAGTGGGGGCTGGATGTGGTTGGTTCTGGCTCCCAAAAGGGCTACATGATTCCACCGGGCTTAGGTTTTGTCAGTGTTAGTGCCAAGGCTTGGGAAGCCTACAAAAGCGCAACGCTGCCCAAGTTCTATCTTGACCTTGGCAAATACCGCAAAGACGCTGCCAAGAACACAACCCCCTTTACGCCACCGGTGAATCTAATCTTTGCGCTGAAGACAGCGCTGGAGATGATGCAGTCAGAGGGGTTAGAGAATATCTTTGCTCGCCACCAGCGCTTGATGCAGGCCACCCGTGCGGCCATGAAGGCACTCAACCTGCCCCTCTATGCGCCGGATCACTGCGCTAGTCCCGCCATTACCGCCGTGGCACCCCAAGGGGTAGAGGCTGAGAAGATTCGCAGCCTCATGAAAAAACGCTTTGACATTGCCCTAGCGGGGGGGCAAGATCACCTGAAAGGGCAAATTTTCCGAGTGGGGCACTTGGGCTTTGTTAGCGATCGCGATATTTTGGCAGCTATCAGTGCCCTCGAAGCCGTGCTTGGGGAATTGGGCTACGGTAACTTTAGCCCTGGCGCTGGGGTAGCTGCCGCCAGTCGTGTATTGACCCCCGCCTAA
- a CDS encoding MEKHLA domain-containing protein, with protein sequence MEPWLQPLAVEQARRICVSFQRWTGRSLLPNPAEDDLELAEQLFHWSQPVLSHGSGAEPILNYGNQAALTLWECPWTEWVQLPSRFTAEPMAQAERAALLAEAARQGYASNYSGIRISRTGRRFRIDNACIWTVLDGAGNPVGQAATFDHWQFL encoded by the coding sequence ATGGAGCCTTGGTTACAGCCACTGGCAGTCGAGCAGGCACGGCGCATTTGCGTCAGTTTTCAGCGATGGACGGGGCGATCGCTCCTCCCCAATCCGGCTGAGGATGACTTGGAACTAGCAGAGCAACTGTTCCATTGGTCCCAACCTGTTCTATCCCATGGGAGTGGGGCAGAGCCAATTCTCAATTACGGTAACCAAGCTGCCCTTACCCTCTGGGAATGTCCTTGGACAGAATGGGTACAGCTTCCCTCCCGCTTTACGGCTGAACCGATGGCTCAAGCTGAACGGGCCGCCCTGCTTGCCGAAGCCGCCCGCCAAGGGTATGCCAGTAACTACAGCGGCATTCGTATCTCCCGCACGGGGCGACGGTTTCGCATTGACAATGCTTGCATCTGGACAGTTCTAGATGGGGCAGGCAATCCAGTGGGACAAGCCGCCACCTTTGATCACTGGCAGTTTCTGTAG
- a CDS encoding type I glyceraldehyde-3-phosphate dehydrogenase, with the protein MVRVAINGFGRIGRNFMRCWLQRKANSKLEIVGINDTSDPRTNAHLLKYDSMLGIFHDAEITADDDCIYAGDHAVKCVSDRNPENLPWSAWGIDLVIEATGVFTSREGASKHLSAGAKKVLITAPGKGNIPTYVVGVNHHTYDPSEDIVSNASCTTNCLAPIVKVLHETFGIQYGMMTTTHSYTGDQRLLDASHRDLRRARAAAMNIVPTSTGAAKAVGLVIPELQGKLNGIALRVPTPNVSVVDFVAQVEKPTIAEQVNQVIKEASETTMKGIIHYSELELVSSDYRGHNASAILDASLTMVMGNNLVKVVAWYDNEWGYSQRVLDLAEHMAAHWA; encoded by the coding sequence GTGGTTAGAGTCGCTATCAATGGTTTTGGGCGCATCGGTCGGAACTTCATGCGTTGCTGGTTACAGCGGAAAGCCAATAGCAAGCTAGAGATTGTAGGCATCAACGATACCTCCGATCCCCGCACCAATGCCCATTTGCTCAAGTATGACTCGATGTTGGGCATTTTCCATGATGCCGAAATCACTGCTGACGATGACTGCATCTATGCCGGCGACCACGCGGTCAAATGCGTTTCCGATCGCAACCCCGAAAATCTGCCTTGGAGTGCCTGGGGGATTGATCTGGTCATTGAAGCCACAGGAGTCTTTACCAGCCGCGAGGGGGCAAGCAAACACCTGAGCGCCGGTGCAAAAAAAGTCCTGATCACTGCACCTGGCAAAGGCAACATTCCAACCTATGTAGTGGGGGTAAATCATCACACCTACGATCCCAGTGAGGATATCGTCAGCAATGCCAGTTGTACCACCAACTGCCTAGCCCCCATTGTCAAAGTGCTCCATGAGACCTTTGGCATTCAGTACGGCATGATGACGACAACCCACAGCTACACCGGGGATCAACGCCTGCTCGATGCCAGTCACCGCGACCTGCGGCGGGCACGGGCAGCTGCTATGAACATTGTCCCCACCTCCACGGGGGCCGCCAAGGCCGTAGGCTTGGTGATTCCTGAGTTACAAGGGAAGCTCAACGGGATTGCCCTGCGGGTACCTACCCCCAATGTTTCTGTGGTGGATTTTGTGGCTCAAGTGGAAAAACCGACCATTGCTGAGCAAGTGAACCAAGTAATTAAGGAAGCCTCAGAAACCACCATGAAGGGGATTATCCACTACAGTGAACTGGAGCTGGTGTCCTCGGACTATCGGGGTCACAACGCCTCCGCGATTTTGGATGCATCCCTCACGATGGTGATGGGGAACAACCTTGTCAAAGTCGTGGCTTGGTACGATAACGAGTGGGGCTACAGCCAGCGGGTTCTGGATTTGGCAGAGCACATGGCGGCGCACTGGGCTTAA
- a CDS encoding DUF389 domain-containing protein — MKQLFRHWLEQVQAFRYHRRTPESLDQLTRVLNAESCLSVPYLFLIVSSCAIATFGLLANSAAVIIGAMIIAPLMAPIRGLAFASLSGNIRLFREATVALGTGTLVAVGMSWLIGLFVRLEVYGSEIMARSQPTLLDLGIAVVAGAVSAYAIAEPRISNTLAGTAIAVALMPPVCTIGLGLAQGNARLTLGAILLYLTNLLGIALACMVLFVITGYIPLHRSRRPLLIAGALTAVLVVPLAISFSRLLQQARLQYQVRQALVRGTLTFQQLDLLSSETDWVSNPPIVRLNVRAREPVTPKQVRLMEEFIHQRMGRPFRLVLQVSSVQEVTAEESTP; from the coding sequence ATGAAACAACTCTTTCGCCATTGGTTGGAGCAGGTGCAAGCCTTCCGCTACCATCGCCGCACCCCAGAAAGCCTCGATCAATTGACCCGGGTGCTTAATGCGGAATCCTGTTTGAGTGTTCCCTACCTCTTCTTGATTGTCAGCTCCTGCGCGATCGCCACCTTTGGGCTATTGGCGAATAGTGCGGCGGTGATTATTGGAGCAATGATCATTGCCCCCTTGATGGCACCCATTCGCGGGCTTGCCTTTGCCTCTTTAAGTGGGAATATCAGACTCTTTCGAGAGGCCACTGTCGCTCTAGGCACGGGTACCTTAGTTGCTGTTGGCATGTCATGGCTCATTGGCCTGTTTGTGCGTCTTGAAGTCTACGGGAGTGAAATTATGGCTCGCTCCCAACCTACGCTTCTTGATCTTGGTATTGCTGTCGTGGCCGGTGCTGTGAGTGCTTACGCGATCGCCGAGCCTCGGATTTCCAATACCCTAGCCGGAACTGCCATTGCGGTTGCCCTGATGCCACCAGTGTGCACGATTGGTCTAGGGCTAGCCCAAGGGAATGCCCGCCTGACCCTGGGGGCAATCCTGCTGTATCTCACCAATCTGCTGGGCATTGCCCTTGCCTGTATGGTTCTGTTTGTTATCACTGGCTACATTCCCCTCCACCGCAGTCGCCGTCCACTACTCATTGCTGGGGCCTTAACAGCTGTTTTAGTCGTACCGCTGGCAATTAGTTTTAGTCGCCTTCTGCAACAGGCACGCCTCCAGTATCAGGTACGGCAAGCGCTGGTGCGGGGTACGCTCACGTTTCAGCAACTAGATTTACTAAGTAGCGAGACCGACTGGGTCAGTAATCCACCGATTGTGCGCCTGAATGTGCGGGCCCGTGAACCGGTGACACCCAAGCAAGTCAGGCTTATGGAAGAGTTTATCCATCAGCGCATGGGTCGCCCTTTTCGCTTAGTCCTACAGGTGTCCAGTGTTCAAGAAGTAACCGCAGAAGAGTCAACGCCCTAG